A stretch of Gymnodinialimonas phycosphaerae DNA encodes these proteins:
- a CDS encoding type III pantothenate kinase, with protein MLLCIDTGNTNTVFSVWDGTAFIATFRTSTEHTRTADQYFVWFSTLMAHHKVPVDVTEVIISSTVPRVVFNLRVLCDRYFKTRPLVVGKPECLLPAQARVDEGTIVGPDRLVNTAGAFDRHGGDLIVVDFGTATTFDVVAHDGAYIGGVIAPGVNLSLEALHQAAAALPHIDVTKPQVVIGTNTVACMQSGVFWGYIGLVRGICDRIRDEYDAPMRVIGTGGLAPLFSSGDVLFDQIEDDLTMHGLTVIHKYNKDKNPS; from the coding sequence ATGCTCCTCTGTATCGACACTGGCAATACCAATACGGTCTTCAGCGTTTGGGACGGAACGGCCTTCATCGCCACATTCCGCACCTCTACGGAACACACCCGCACGGCGGACCAGTACTTCGTCTGGTTCTCGACGCTGATGGCGCACCACAAGGTGCCTGTTGATGTGACCGAGGTGATCATTTCTTCCACCGTGCCGCGGGTCGTGTTCAACCTGCGCGTCCTGTGTGACCGCTATTTCAAGACACGGCCCCTTGTGGTGGGCAAACCCGAATGCCTGTTGCCTGCGCAAGCGCGTGTGGATGAGGGCACGATCGTGGGCCCGGACCGCCTGGTGAACACGGCCGGCGCCTTCGACCGCCATGGCGGTGACTTGATCGTGGTGGATTTCGGGACGGCGACGACCTTCGATGTGGTCGCCCATGACGGCGCCTATATCGGCGGTGTCATCGCGCCGGGGGTGAACCTGTCGCTGGAGGCGCTACACCAGGCCGCCGCCGCGCTGCCGCATATCGACGTGACGAAACCCCAAGTCGTGATTGGCACCAACACGGTGGCGTGCATGCAATCGGGCGTCTTCTGGGGCTACATCGGCCTTGTGCGCGGCATCTGCGATCGGATTCGCGACGAATATGACGCGCCGATGCGTGTGATCGGCACAGGCGGCCTCGCCCCGTTGTTCTCCAGCGGGGATGTGCTATTTGACCAAATCGAAGATGATCTGACGATGCACGGCCTGACCGTCATCCACAAATACAACAAGGATAAAAACCCCTCATGA
- a CDS encoding ribonuclease J, whose product MTDRNRLIYLPIGGAGEIGMNCYVYGYGPEGQERLIVVDTGVAFPDMDGQPGVDLILPDVEWLEDRKDRIDGIFITHAHEDHVGAIGHLWGRLEAPVYCRKFTAIHAMRKMDEAGHDLANVHVVEAYPEVVELGPFKVSFAPVAHSIPEASGLVIDTKAGRVIHSGDFKIDRHPVVGEAFDEDMWRQIAADGVLAYVCDSTNVFSRHTGRSESELPPQITELVANARGMVVATTFASNIARLQTLADAGIAAGRSICLMGRAMQRMVKAGREAGVLTDFPTTVSPEDALDIPRESLMLIVTGSQGERRAASASLSRGKYLGHELKEGDTFLFSSKTIPGNEVSVGFIQNALAEIGVEIVDDNSGFYHVSGHANRPDIEMMHEILKPQIVVPCHGEYRHLREHARLAMSNGMTGVVAANGMLVELSGNAPGVTEHFEIGRTYLDGDAFVGQYDGVIRERMKMAMNGMVVVAVIVDEGDEVLEDAWVQLKGLPEAGSSGVNLQELVEDEIGRLLPRLDAKVIDDDDKLEEAVKRVARKVCLQEIGKKPEVALLVSRLMAE is encoded by the coding sequence ATGACGGATCGCAACCGCCTCATCTATCTCCCTATTGGCGGCGCCGGGGAGATCGGGATGAACTGCTATGTTTACGGCTATGGGCCGGAGGGGCAGGAGCGGTTGATCGTGGTCGACACGGGCGTCGCCTTTCCGGACATGGACGGGCAGCCGGGCGTGGATCTGATCCTGCCCGACGTGGAATGGCTGGAGGACCGCAAGGACCGGATCGACGGCATTTTCATCACCCACGCCCACGAGGATCACGTGGGCGCGATTGGGCATCTGTGGGGCCGCTTGGAAGCGCCGGTCTATTGCCGCAAGTTCACCGCGATCCACGCGATGCGCAAGATGGACGAGGCGGGGCATGACCTTGCGAATGTGCACGTTGTCGAAGCGTATCCCGAGGTTGTCGAATTGGGCCCGTTCAAGGTGTCCTTCGCCCCCGTGGCGCATTCGATCCCCGAAGCCTCGGGCCTTGTGATCGACACGAAGGCGGGCCGCGTGATCCACTCAGGCGACTTCAAGATCGACCGACATCCCGTGGTGGGAGAGGCATTCGACGAGGACATGTGGCGCCAGATCGCGGCGGATGGCGTGCTGGCCTATGTGTGCGATTCGACGAATGTGTTCTCGCGCCATACGGGCCGCTCGGAGTCCGAGCTGCCGCCGCAAATCACCGAACTGGTGGCCAACGCGCGCGGCATGGTCGTGGCGACGACATTCGCGTCGAATATCGCGCGGCTGCAAACGCTGGCGGATGCGGGCATCGCGGCAGGGCGGTCGATTTGTTTGATGGGCCGTGCCATGCAACGGATGGTGAAAGCGGGCCGCGAGGCGGGCGTGTTGACTGATTTCCCCACCACAGTTTCGCCGGAGGATGCGCTTGATATCCCACGCGAAAGCCTGATGCTGATCGTGACCGGATCACAGGGCGAGCGGCGCGCGGCGTCGGCGTCCCTGTCGCGCGGCAAATACCTGGGGCATGAGTTGAAAGAGGGTGACACCTTCCTGTTCTCCTCCAAGACAATCCCCGGAAATGAGGTTTCCGTGGGCTTCATCCAGAACGCGCTGGCCGAGATTGGGGTGGAGATTGTCGATGACAATTCCGGTTTCTACCACGTCTCGGGCCACGCCAACCGGCCTGACATCGAAATGATGCACGAGATCCTGAAGCCGCAGATCGTCGTGCCCTGCCATGGTGAATACCGCCACCTGCGCGAACACGCGCGGTTGGCCATGTCCAACGGCATGACGGGCGTTGTCGCGGCCAATGGAATGCTGGTGGAACTGTCGGGCAATGCGCCCGGTGTGACCGAGCATTTCGAGATCGGGCGCACCTATCTGGATGGCGACGCTTTCGTCGGCCAATACGATGGTGTCATCCGCGAGCGGATGAAGATGGCGATGAACGGCATGGTCGTGGTCGCGGTGATCGTGGATGAGGGTGACGAGGTGCTGGAGGATGCCTGGGTGCAGCTGAAGGGCTTGCCCGAGGCGGGGTCCTCTGGGGTGAACTTGCAGGAACTGGTCGAGGATGAGATCGGCCGCCTGTTGCCGCGTCTGGATGCGAAAGTCATCGATGATGACGACAAGCTGGAAGAGGCCGTGAAGCGCGTGGCGCGTAAGGTCTGCTTGCAAGAGATTGGCAAGAAGCCTGAAGTGGCGCTGCTGGTAAGCCGTCTGATGGCGGAGTAA
- a CDS encoding DEAD/DEAH box helicase, with protein sequence MTTFADLDLNPKVQKAIKEAGYETPTPIQAGAIPPALLGRDVLGIAQTGTGKTASFTLPMITMLARGRARARMPRSLVLCPTRELAAQVAENFDIYAKHVKLTKALLIGGVSFKEQEQAIDKGVDVLIATPGRLLDHFERGKLILNDVKVMVVDEADRMLDMGFIPDIERIFGLVPFTRQTLFFSATMAPEIERITNTFLSNPEKIEVERQSTTSEQIEQRLIEFKAPRRDAQAKMKRDMLRAAITAEGDTFRNAIIFCNRKVDVDVVAKSLKKHGLNAEPIHGDLDQSHRMRTLAGFRDGTITFLVASDVAARGLDIPNVSHVINYDVPSHAEDYVHRIGRTGRAGKTGVAITLCVPSDEKYLNAIEALIKQPIPRVDAPLDAGNAPAAPASDTEEKPRRARRSRRSEEMKPAEAKPADAKPAEAKPEEAKADPVPTPAREARPQPQPEPQPRRERSEHGDRGGRGRGRDRGDRGPRVVGMGEFTPDFIGLSFDERRGGPAREMNMDEDAPFEEGTVTPPETEAEAEAPAEAPKRRRTRKPKAKPEATAEAPTEAAQAPEVQAEPAAEEKPKSRRAPRKKKTDEAPVEAATEVEATDATPPEAAPEEKPKRRRAPRKKKTDEAATEAIVDTPAPE encoded by the coding sequence ATGACGACTTTCGCTGACCTCGACCTCAATCCCAAAGTGCAAAAAGCCATCAAGGAAGCGGGGTATGAAACGCCCACGCCGATTCAGGCCGGCGCCATCCCCCCCGCCCTGCTTGGCCGCGACGTCCTTGGCATCGCCCAGACGGGCACCGGGAAGACCGCATCATTCACTTTGCCGATGATCACCATGCTGGCCCGTGGCCGCGCTCGCGCACGCATGCCCCGGTCGCTGGTGCTGTGCCCGACCCGCGAACTTGCCGCACAAGTCGCTGAAAACTTTGATATCTATGCCAAGCACGTGAAGCTGACCAAAGCGCTTCTGATTGGTGGCGTGTCGTTCAAGGAACAGGAACAGGCCATCGACAAGGGCGTCGACGTGCTCATCGCCACGCCCGGTCGCTTGCTGGACCATTTCGAACGCGGCAAGCTGATTCTGAACGACGTGAAAGTCATGGTCGTGGATGAAGCCGACCGCATGCTGGACATGGGGTTCATTCCCGATATCGAGCGGATCTTCGGCCTTGTTCCCTTCACCCGCCAAACGCTGTTCTTTTCCGCCACCATGGCGCCCGAGATCGAGCGGATCACCAACACGTTCCTGTCAAACCCCGAAAAGATCGAGGTAGAGCGTCAGTCAACGACCTCCGAACAGATCGAGCAGCGATTGATCGAGTTCAAGGCACCGCGCCGGGACGCACAGGCAAAGATGAAGCGCGACATGCTGCGCGCCGCGATCACGGCAGAGGGCGACACCTTCCGCAACGCCATCATCTTCTGCAACCGCAAGGTTGATGTGGATGTTGTCGCCAAGTCCTTGAAAAAGCACGGCTTGAATGCCGAGCCGATCCACGGTGATCTGGACCAATCCCACCGCATGCGCACGCTTGCGGGCTTCCGCGATGGGACGATCACCTTCCTTGTGGCCTCGGATGTCGCCGCACGCGGCCTTGATATTCCGAACGTGAGCCACGTGATCAACTACGATGTCCCCTCCCACGCGGAAGACTATGTGCACCGCATCGGGCGCACCGGTCGCGCGGGCAAGACCGGTGTGGCAATCACGCTTTGCGTGCCGTCGGACGAGAAATACCTCAACGCGATCGAAGCGCTGATCAAGCAGCCGATCCCCCGTGTGGATGCCCCGCTTGACGCCGGAAACGCGCCCGCAGCGCCCGCTTCGGACACCGAGGAAAAGCCCCGCCGCGCGCGGCGCAGCCGCCGCTCGGAAGAGATGAAGCCAGCAGAGGCCAAGCCAGCCGATGCCAAGCCTGCCGAGGCGAAGCCCGAAGAGGCGAAAGCCGATCCCGTGCCAACACCGGCGCGCGAAGCGCGGCCCCAGCCCCAGCCCGAGCCGCAACCCCGTCGTGAGCGCAGCGAGCATGGGGACCGTGGCGGCCGTGGTCGCGGACGCGACCGCGGCGACCGGGGCCCACGCGTTGTCGGCATGGGCGAATTTACCCCCGATTTCATCGGCCTCAGCTTTGACGAACGCCGGGGTGGCCCCGCCCGTGAAATGAACATGGACGAAGACGCGCCCTTTGAAGAGGGCACCGTCACGCCCCCCGAAACGGAAGCGGAAGCGGAAGCGCCCGCCGAGGCCCCCAAACGTCGCCGCACGCGTAAACCGAAAGCCAAGCCTGAGGCCACCGCAGAGGCGCCGACCGAAGCGGCGCAAGCCCCCGAGGTACAGGCAGAGCCCGCTGCGGAAGAGAAGCCAAAGAGCCGCCGCGCGCCGCGCAAGAAGAAGACTGACGAGGCCCCCGTTGAGGCCGCAACCGAGGTCGAAGCAACGGACGCAACACCGCCCGAGGCAGCCCCCGAGGAAAAACCCAAGCGTCGCCGCGCGCCGCGCAAGAAGAAAACCGATGAGGCCGCCACCGAAGCCATAGTGGACACGCCCGCCCCCGAATAA
- a CDS encoding VPLPA-CTERM sorting domain-containing protein: MKILAFLSTAAVICMGSAAAADTITLDDFTVDGEYEGFGEAVTDTPLEFDFVGFGFDSFSFDGPDGQTDLTITSTSIEVEGFRPIYGADVPTIQFGGFAYSAASGGTEPVLFEIGDTVENNFSEWNFRSGPIDIASVLSQGQTGIFGFVMDFAELLPPDGPLDGFDNALDYCVELPENCDNAVYESYFGWIQITRGSVIPGLIGFSGNPNQTALVTAPSTVAAIPLPAGGLLLLAGLGGLVSLRRRAKA; the protein is encoded by the coding sequence ATGAAGATTCTTGCATTTCTATCCACCGCCGCAGTCATTTGCATGGGCAGCGCGGCAGCCGCCGACACGATCACATTAGACGATTTTACAGTCGATGGTGAGTACGAAGGGTTCGGCGAAGCCGTAACCGACACGCCACTAGAGTTCGATTTTGTCGGGTTTGGCTTCGACAGCTTTTCCTTTGACGGACCCGATGGCCAAACCGATCTGACCATCACATCGACCTCCATCGAGGTGGAAGGGTTCCGTCCGATTTACGGCGCGGATGTGCCGACGATCCAATTCGGCGGGTTCGCCTACAGCGCAGCCTCAGGTGGCACAGAGCCCGTGTTGTTTGAAATCGGGGACACGGTCGAGAACAATTTCTCTGAGTGGAACTTCCGATCCGGGCCCATCGACATCGCCTCTGTGCTGTCGCAAGGGCAAACAGGGATCTTTGGCTTCGTCATGGATTTCGCCGAGCTGCTTCCACCCGACGGTCCGCTGGACGGGTTTGATAACGCCTTAGACTACTGCGTCGAGCTGCCAGAGAACTGCGACAACGCCGTGTATGAAAGCTACTTCGGCTGGATTCAGATCACGCGCGGCTCTGTCATTCCGGGATTGATCGGCTTCAGCGGTAACCCGAACCAGACGGCCTTGGTCACCGCGCCAAGCACAGTGGCCGCCATTCCGCTGCCTGCCGGTGGTCTTCTGCTACTTGCAGGGCTTGGCGGCTTGGTCTCCCTGCGCCGTCGCGCCAAAGCGTGA
- a CDS encoding peptide chain release factor 3, translating to MLDNRPPLPPEIARRRTFAIISHPDAGKTTLTEKFLLYGGAIQMAGQVRAKGEARRTRSDFMQMEKDRGISVSASAMSFDFHTPEVNFRFNLVDTPGHSDFSEDTYRTLTAVDAAIMVIDGAKGVESQTQKLFEVCRLRDLPILTFCNKMDRESRDTFEIIDEIQENLAIDVTPASWPIGVGRDFLGCYDLLHDRLELMDRADRNKVAETVSLKGLDDPALATHVPADLLEKLKEEVEMARELLPAMDIEAFQQGTLTPIWFGSAMNSFGVKELMDGIAEYGPEPQIQNADPRQVAPEEKKVSGFVFKVQANMDPKHRDRVAFVRLVSGHFNRGMKLTHVRSKKPMAISNPVMFLASDRELAEEAWAGDIIGIPNHGQLRIGDALTEGEALRFTGIPSFAPELLQSCRAGDPLKAKHLDKALMQFAEEGAAKVFKPTFGSGFIVGVVGALQFEVLASRIELEYGLPVRFEASQFTSARWVHGNKDAVDAFANANKQHIATDNDGDPVYLTRLQWDIDRVGRDYPDITLSATKELMV from the coding sequence ATGTTGGACAATCGCCCCCCCCTTCCGCCCGAGATCGCACGCCGCCGCACCTTTGCGATCATCTCACACCCTGACGCCGGGAAAACGACGCTGACCGAGAAGTTCCTACTCTATGGTGGCGCGATCCAGATGGCCGGACAGGTGCGCGCCAAGGGCGAGGCGCGGCGCACGCGATCGGATTTCATGCAGATGGAGAAGGACCGGGGCATCTCTGTCTCGGCTTCGGCGATGTCGTTTGATTTCCACACGCCAGAGGTGAATTTCCGTTTCAATCTGGTGGACACACCCGGCCACAGCGACTTTTCGGAAGATACCTACCGCACGCTGACCGCCGTGGATGCCGCGATTATGGTGATCGACGGCGCGAAAGGCGTGGAAAGCCAGACCCAGAAGCTGTTCGAGGTCTGCCGCCTGCGCGATCTGCCGATCCTGACGTTCTGCAACAAGATGGACCGCGAAAGCCGCGACACCTTCGAGATCATCGACGAAATTCAGGAAAATCTTGCCATCGACGTCACACCCGCCTCTTGGCCCATCGGCGTGGGTCGCGATTTCCTGGGCTGCTATGATCTGCTGCACGACCGTCTGGAATTGATGGACCGCGCCGACCGCAACAAGGTTGCCGAAACCGTGTCGCTCAAGGGCCTCGACGATCCGGCCTTGGCGACCCATGTGCCCGCCGACCTTTTGGAGAAACTGAAGGAAGAGGTCGAAATGGCGCGCGAATTGCTGCCCGCCATGGACATCGAGGCATTCCAGCAGGGCACGCTGACGCCGATCTGGTTCGGCTCCGCGATGAATTCGTTCGGGGTGAAAGAGCTGATGGACGGCATCGCCGAATACGGGCCCGAGCCGCAGATTCAGAATGCCGATCCGCGCCAGGTCGCGCCCGAGGAAAAGAAGGTCTCTGGCTTCGTGTTCAAGGTGCAGGCCAACATGGACCCCAAGCACCGCGACCGCGTGGCGTTCGTGCGCCTCGTCTCGGGTCACTTCAACCGGGGCATGAAACTGACCCATGTGCGGTCGAAAAAGCCGATGGCGATCAGCAACCCGGTGATGTTTCTGGCAAGCGACCGCGAATTGGCGGAAGAGGCCTGGGCAGGGGACATCATCGGCATCCCCAACCACGGGCAGTTGCGCATCGGTGATGCGCTGACGGAGGGCGAGGCCCTGCGTTTCACCGGCATTCCATCGTTTGCGCCGGAACTCTTGCAAAGCTGCCGCGCGGGCGATCCGCTGAAAGCCAAGCACCTGGACAAGGCCCTTATGCAATTTGCCGAGGAAGGCGCGGCCAAAGTGTTCAAGCCAACCTTCGGGTCTGGCTTCATCGTGGGCGTCGTGGGTGCATTGCAGTTCGAGGTCCTGGCCTCCCGGATCGAGCTGGAATACGGCCTGCCCGTCCGGTTCGAGGCCTCGCAATTCACCTCTGCCCGTTGGGTGCATGGCAACAAGGACGCGGTCGACGCCTTTGCCAACGCCAACAAGCAGCACATCGCCACCGACAATGACGGCGACCCGGTCTACCTGACGCGCCTGCAATGGGACATCGATCGCGTGGGGCGGGATTATCCCGACATCACACTTTCGGCGACAAAAGAACTGATGGTGTAG
- a CDS encoding nuclear transport factor 2 family protein gives MDLKNIADALVTACRTQGEAALLDAHYHPDAVSVEAADYSGSGRETRGVEGIRGKHAWWNDTFETHGGDVQGPFLHGDDRFAVIFSIECTEKASGERMDMTEVAVYTVADGKIVREEFFGTG, from the coding sequence ATGGACCTCAAGAACATTGCTGACGCGCTTGTCACGGCATGCCGCACACAGGGCGAGGCCGCTCTGCTGGACGCCCACTACCATCCCGACGCGGTCTCTGTGGAGGCCGCCGATTATTCCGGCTCCGGGCGCGAGACGCGGGGCGTGGAGGGCATTCGTGGAAAGCACGCCTGGTGGAACGACACATTCGAAACCCACGGTGGCGACGTTCAGGGGCCGTTTCTGCATGGCGACGATCGGTTTGCCGTCATCTTCTCCATCGAGTGCACCGAAAAGGCCTCGGGCGAGCGGATGGATATGACCGAAGTCGCGGTCTACACGGTCGCCGACGGAAAGATCGTGCGCGAAGAGTTCTTCGGCACCGGGTGA
- a CDS encoding Hint domain-containing protein, with product MSAHPPLFRFQTYPAQALRVVSGANIGDGIGLEDDALPGDIYRLATGHQTKRLAISDADEGGQHRVADGSDVGTAGDALAISACHMLMGPSGEVVEVLILTHQSGTGEHLHILPLSTLKEDTEYELVGTEVASAPERFADIASVSFLSGTHLTLASGKQVPVEHLNVGDVLLTRENGPQPVRWIGFQTRRAIGAAAPVRITEGTLNTSRDLRLSPQHRLFIWQRRDELGTGRAEILVKAELLVNGDTVVREEGGHIDSYQIIFDGHEIIYAEGIAVESLLVTGQTRALLPQDLALTGSAGAAASAAAMELGDDAGDDVVERLSRASKGEAEG from the coding sequence GTGTCAGCCCACCCACCTCTGTTCCGGTTTCAGACCTATCCCGCGCAAGCCCTGCGCGTGGTTTCGGGCGCCAACATCGGCGATGGGATCGGGCTGGAGGACGATGCCCTGCCCGGCGATATCTATCGCCTCGCCACCGGCCATCAGACCAAGCGGCTGGCAATTTCCGATGCCGACGAAGGGGGGCAGCACCGCGTCGCCGACGGATCCGATGTGGGCACCGCTGGAGACGCCCTGGCGATTTCCGCCTGCCACATGCTGATGGGCCCCTCGGGCGAGGTGGTGGAGGTGCTGATCCTGACGCATCAGTCGGGCACCGGCGAACACTTGCATATCCTGCCCCTCTCCACCTTGAAGGAGGACACGGAGTACGAGCTTGTCGGCACCGAAGTCGCCAGCGCGCCCGAGCGGTTTGCCGATATCGCCAGTGTCAGTTTCCTTTCCGGCACCCATCTGACGCTTGCCAGTGGCAAACAGGTCCCGGTGGAGCATCTGAATGTGGGCGACGTGCTTCTGACCCGCGAAAACGGGCCGCAGCCTGTGCGTTGGATCGGTTTCCAGACCCGCCGCGCCATAGGCGCCGCTGCCCCCGTTCGGATCACCGAGGGCACGCTCAACACCTCACGCGATCTGCGCCTGTCGCCGCAGCACCGCCTGTTCATCTGGCAACGCCGGGATGAGTTGGGCACCGGCCGGGCCGAGATCTTGGTCAAGGCCGAACTGCTGGTCAACGGTGATACCGTGGTGCGCGAAGAGGGCGGCCATATCGACAGCTACCAGATCATTTTCGACGGCCATGAGATCATCTATGCCGAGGGCATTGCCGTGGAATCCCTGCTGGTCACGGGCCAGACGCGGGCTTTGTTGCCGCAAGACCTTGCTCTTACCGGGTCCGCGGGTGCTGCTGCCAGCGCTGCCGCGATGGAACTTGGCGACGATGCAGGCGATGATGTGGTAGAGCGGCTCTCGCGCGCCTCGAAGGGAGAGGCGGAGGGTTAG
- a CDS encoding SDR family oxidoreductase: protein MDLGIKGRRALVCASSKGLGRGCAEALAEAGVDLVLNARGAEALEETAQAIRDTYGVSVTAVAADITSEDGRARVLQAAGDVDILVTNAGGPPPGMWSDWTRDDFIAALDANMLTPIALMTALMPAMIDKGWGRVVNITSQSVKAPIPALGLSNAARTGLTGYVAGTSRQVAPFGVNVNNMLPGIHATDRAIQLDGGVSQKEGITVEEAKARRELTIPARRYGTRAEFGAMCAFLCSEHAGFIVGQNILCDGGGTNATI from the coding sequence ATGGATCTGGGGATCAAGGGCCGACGGGCATTGGTATGTGCATCGTCGAAAGGCTTGGGCCGCGGCTGTGCCGAGGCGCTGGCCGAAGCAGGCGTGGACCTGGTGTTGAACGCCCGCGGGGCAGAGGCGTTGGAGGAAACGGCGCAGGCGATCCGCGACACCTACGGCGTGTCGGTGACGGCGGTGGCGGCCGATATTACGTCCGAGGACGGCCGCGCGCGGGTGCTGCAAGCAGCGGGTGATGTCGACATCCTGGTCACCAACGCGGGCGGCCCCCCGCCGGGCATGTGGTCGGACTGGACGCGCGATGATTTCATCGCTGCGCTGGACGCCAACATGCTGACACCCATCGCGCTGATGACGGCCCTGATGCCTGCGATGATCGACAAGGGCTGGGGCCGCGTCGTCAACATCACCTCGCAATCGGTGAAGGCGCCGATCCCCGCGTTGGGCCTGTCGAATGCCGCCCGCACCGGCCTGACCGGTTATGTTGCGGGAACCTCGCGGCAGGTGGCGCCCTTCGGCGTGAACGTCAACAACATGCTGCCGGGTATCCACGCCACGGACCGGGCGATCCAACTTGATGGCGGGGTCTCTCAGAAAGAGGGAATCACCGTGGAAGAGGCCAAGGCCCGGCGCGAGTTGACCATCCCCGCGCGGCGTTATGGGACAAGGGCCGAGTTCGGCGCGATGTGCGCGTTCCTGTGCTCGGAACATGCGGGGTTCATCGTGGGGCAGAACATCCTGTGCGACGGCGGCGGGACGAATGCCACCATTTAG
- a CDS encoding ABC transporter ATP-binding protein: MSAPRLQMEHVCCHFEGREVVCGIDLTVRAGEVLCLLGPSGCGKSTTLRMIAGIERPSRGIIRADGEVLSDATTHLPPEARGIGLIFQDFALFPHLSVAQNIAFGLRGTAAQNRARVDELLERVDLQGYGDTAPHMLSGGEQQRVALARALAPRPRIMLMDEPFSGLDNRLRDGIRDETLALLKEEGTAVVLVTHEPEEAMRMADQIALMRDGGVVQTGAPYNIYTSPCDKDAAAFFSDINVISGEVHGALIETPFGQFLAPGVPDGGLVDIVFRPQHVKIDFDRGGRGPNPTPQDGVPALGHVKRARFMGHESLVEFRMDFDGGIVKVTVPAVFLPKPGTPLWLTIRRDRCFVFPNRP, translated from the coding sequence ATGTCCGCCCCGCGTCTTCAGATGGAGCATGTTTGCTGTCACTTCGAGGGCCGCGAAGTCGTCTGCGGTATCGATCTGACGGTGCGCGCCGGTGAGGTGTTGTGCCTGCTGGGCCCCTCGGGCTGCGGCAAATCCACCACCTTGCGCATGATCGCGGGCATCGAACGTCCCAGCCGGGGCATCATTCGCGCCGATGGCGAGGTGTTGTCAGATGCGACCACCCATCTGCCGCCGGAGGCCCGGGGAATCGGCCTGATCTTTCAGGATTTCGCGCTGTTTCCGCACCTGAGCGTCGCCCAGAACATCGCCTTCGGCTTGCGTGGGACCGCCGCCCAGAATCGCGCGCGGGTGGATGAATTGCTGGAGCGCGTCGATTTGCAGGGCTACGGTGACACGGCGCCGCACATGCTGTCGGGTGGCGAGCAGCAGCGCGTGGCGCTGGCCCGCGCGCTTGCGCCGCGTCCGCGCATTATGCTGATGGACGAGCCGTTCTCGGGCCTCGACAACCGATTGCGCGATGGCATTCGGGACGAGACGCTGGCGCTTTTGAAAGAGGAAGGCACCGCCGTCGTCCTTGTGACGCACGAGCCGGAAGAGGCGATGCGCATGGCCGACCAGATCGCGCTGATGCGCGACGGTGGCGTGGTCCAGACGGGCGCGCCCTACAACATCTATACCAGCCCCTGTGACAAGGATGCCGCAGCCTTTTTCAGCGATATCAACGTTATATCGGGTGAAGTTCACGGTGCCCTGATCGAAACACCTTTCGGTCAGTTCCTTGCGCCCGGCGTGCCCGACGGCGGCCTGGTCGACATCGTCTTTCGCCCGCAGCACGTCAAGATCGACTTCGATCGCGGCGGGCGCGGCCCTAACCCCACGCCCCAGGACGGTGTGCCCGCGCTTGGCCACGTCAAGCGCGCGCGGTTCATGGGGCACGAGAGCCTTGTGGAGTTCCGGATGGACTTCGATGGGGGCATCGTGAAGGTCACTGTTCCTGCCGTTTTCCTGCCCAAACCGGGCACGCCGCTGTGGCTGACGATCCGGCGCGACCGCTGTTTCGTCTTCCCAAACCGGCCCTGA
- a CDS encoding twin-arginine translocase TatA/TatE family subunit encodes MLNNIGPAGLILIAVVVLVLFGRGKIAGLMGEVGKGITAFKDGVKSPDRELEDSSTTADVATARDVTPEERADRDNA; translated from the coding sequence ATGCTCAACAACATCGGACCCGCCGGTCTTATCCTGATCGCCGTCGTCGTGCTTGTGCTGTTTGGCCGGGGCAAGATCGCCGGTCTCATGGGCGAAGTCGGCAAAGGCATCACCGCGTTCAAGGACGGCGTGAAATCGCCTGACCGCGAGCTTGAAGATTCGTCGACCACGGCAGATGTCGCCACCGCGCGCGACGTCACGCCGGAAGAGCGCGCTGACCGCGACAACGCGTAA